The Etheostoma cragini isolate CJK2018 chromosome 15, CSU_Ecrag_1.0, whole genome shotgun sequence genome window below encodes:
- the LOC117958008 gene encoding sarcoplasmic reticulum histidine-rich calcium-binding protein isoform X2 yields MASLRSLILAVLLALLCSFHTPLAPTAKAQDLPFRSEQGLMADDDDDDDDDDDDDDDDDDDDDDDDDDDDDDDDDDDDDDDDDDDDDDDDDDDDDDDDDDDDDDDEYHKGSVCSYCEFCEHCDSCDKCPCKEGDKSEHCDDCKMCTFCHVCPVCQTLCQPGGFLDEVTGSIYKTVADVFDDDDDDN; encoded by the exons ATGGCATCGTTGAGAAGTTTGATTCTTGCAGTGCTGCTGGCGCTGCTCTGCTCCTTCCACACCCCCCTGGCTCCCACTGCCAAGGCGCAGGATCTGCCATTCCGCTCCGAGCAAGGTCTGATGgctgatgacgatgatgatgacgatgacgatgatgatgatgatgatgacgatgatgacgatgatgatgatgatgatgacgatgatgacgatgatgatgacgacgatgatgatg atgatgatgatgatgatgatgatgatgatgatgatgatgatgacgacgacgacgatgatgatgatgacgacgatgatgatgaaTATCACAAGGGCTCTGTGTGCTCATATTGTGAATTCTGTGAG CACTGTGACAGCTGTGACAAATGTCCTTGTAAAGAGGGAGACAAGTCGGAACACTGTGATGACTGCAAG ATGTGCACTTTCTGCCATGTGTGTCCTGTTTGCCAAACTCTTTGCCAGCCTG gaGGTTTTCTTGACGAAGTGACTGGATCCATCTACAA GACTGTAGCTGATGtctttgatgatgatgacgatgacaACTAA
- the LOC117958008 gene encoding pheromone-processing carboxypeptidase KEX1 isoform X1 — MASLRSLILAVLLALLCSFHTPLAPTAKAQDLPFRSEQGLMADDDDDDDDDDDDDDDDDDDDDDDDDDDDDDDDDDDDDDDDDDDDDDDDDDDDDDDDDDDDDDDDDDDDDDDDDDDDDDDDDDDDDDDEYHKGSVCSYCEFCEHCDSCDKCPCKEGDKSEHCDDCKMCTFCHVCPVCQTLCQPGGFLDEVTGSIYKTVADVFDDDDDDN, encoded by the exons ATGGCATCGTTGAGAAGTTTGATTCTTGCAGTGCTGCTGGCGCTGCTCTGCTCCTTCCACACCCCCCTGGCTCCCACTGCCAAGGCGCAGGATCTGCCATTCCGCTCCGAGCAAGGTCTGATGgctgatgacgatgatgatgacgatgacgatgatgatgatgatgatgacgatgatgacgatgatgatgatgatgatgacgatgatgacgatgatgatgacgacgatgatgatgatgatgatgatgatgatgacgacgacgacgacgacgatgacgacgacgatgatgatgacgatgatgatgatg atgatgatgatgatgatgatgatgatgatgatgatgatgatgacgacgacgacgatgatgatgatgacgacgatgatgatgaaTATCACAAGGGCTCTGTGTGCTCATATTGTGAATTCTGTGAG CACTGTGACAGCTGTGACAAATGTCCTTGTAAAGAGGGAGACAAGTCGGAACACTGTGATGACTGCAAG ATGTGCACTTTCTGCCATGTGTGTCCTGTTTGCCAAACTCTTTGCCAGCCTG gaGGTTTTCTTGACGAAGTGACTGGATCCATCTACAA GACTGTAGCTGATGtctttgatgatgatgacgatgacaACTAA